The Pseudodesulfovibrio sp. S3 genome window below encodes:
- a CDS encoding aminodeoxychorismate/anthranilate synthase component II — MKILLIDNNDSFTRNLEHLLVAAVNKAVVTVVPYASLPALPLDEQDLIVISPGPGDPAEYPGYDRIFAAGVPVLGVCLGMQIINRHFDGCTGKLAGCVHGKTDVVQLNGREHVVARYHSLHVVKTGQGLDVLASNADGVVMCLGSRQKHVLGFQFHPESFLSPDGGWFIAYALDYLALD; from the coding sequence ATGAAAATCCTATTGATCGACAACAATGACAGCTTCACCAGAAACCTGGAGCACCTGCTGGTCGCAGCCGTAAACAAGGCCGTCGTGACCGTGGTGCCGTATGCCTCGCTTCCAGCGCTCCCCCTTGACGAACAGGACCTGATCGTCATTTCACCGGGGCCGGGCGATCCTGCCGAGTATCCCGGATACGACCGAATCTTTGCGGCGGGTGTGCCGGTGTTGGGAGTCTGCCTCGGTATGCAGATCATCAACCGGCACTTCGACGGTTGCACCGGCAAGCTGGCCGGATGCGTGCATGGCAAGACGGACGTTGTCCAACTGAATGGCCGCGAGCATGTGGTGGCCCGTTACCATTCACTGCATGTGGTCAAGACGGGCCAGGGGCTGGATGTCCTGGCCTCCAATGCCGACGGCGTGGTCATGTGTCTGGGCAGTCGGCAAAAACACGTTCTCGGATTTCAGTTCCATCCCGAATCCTTTCTCTCACCGGACGGAGGCTGGTTCATTGCCTATGCACTCGATTATCTTGCGCTCGATTAG
- a CDS encoding MerR family transcriptional regulator, translated as MADTYTHKDLATLCGVSETTIKSYRRKFPGFIPVLTRGKPIRFSHEAGEVCLRIRDCFAKGMSVNETFKVLKENFKEQPTAKPRRATAPETGASGTISEEYLQKFFATAGQMMQGMAGLATAQVKAEQRLRKVESVLGQLLELEARNEETFGKLLEQRYAAPDPTFGSSPVSEPVSEPTPEPVSEPAPRPEPEARIRARKIVNVRGPEGAVESYALEKDQEQSARMEQPSDAFLNTPIVIHNDQGEFLGVPGRLPLSGFVNALVREAEETGASVTAWTRKDDAWVFTMDAPGGDTHALHFSSTTTPRGNLVVLLGRLDVNGTQTTPQFLQEFFRQVKDKI; from the coding sequence ATGGCAGATACCTATACTCATAAAGACCTGGCCACACTCTGCGGCGTTTCCGAAACCACCATCAAAAGCTATCGCCGCAAATTCCCCGGATTCATCCCGGTCCTGACCAGGGGCAAGCCCATCCGGTTCAGCCACGAGGCGGGCGAGGTCTGCCTCCGTATCCGCGACTGCTTCGCCAAGGGCATGTCCGTCAACGAGACCTTCAAAGTCTTAAAGGAAAACTTCAAGGAACAGCCGACGGCCAAGCCGCGCCGGGCCACAGCGCCGGAAACCGGCGCTTCGGGAACCATAAGTGAAGAATACCTGCAAAAATTCTTTGCCACCGCCGGACAGATGATGCAGGGCATGGCCGGATTGGCCACGGCCCAGGTCAAGGCGGAACAACGGCTGCGCAAGGTCGAATCCGTCCTGGGGCAACTTCTGGAGCTCGAGGCCCGGAACGAGGAAACCTTCGGCAAACTCCTGGAACAACGATACGCTGCGCCCGACCCCACATTTGGATCTTCCCCGGTCTCCGAACCTGTGTCCGAGCCCACGCCCGAACCTGTGTCCGAACCTGCGCCAAGGCCCGAGCCGGAAGCCAGGATTCGGGCGCGCAAGATCGTCAATGTGCGCGGGCCCGAAGGCGCAGTCGAATCCTATGCCCTGGAAAAGGACCAGGAGCAGTCCGCCCGCATGGAACAGCCGTCCGACGCCTTTCTCAATACGCCCATAGTCATCCACAACGATCAGGGAGAATTTCTGGGCGTCCCCGGCCGTTTGCCTTTGTCCGGATTCGTGAACGCGCTCGTCCGTGAGGCCGAGGAGACAGGCGCTTCCGTGACCGCATGGACACGAAAGGATGACGCCTGGGTTTTCACCATGGACGCACCCGGCGGCGACACCCATGCCCTGCATTTCAGCTCCACGACCACGCCCCGCGGCAATCTCGTGGTGCTCCTGGGTCGACTCGACGTCAACGGAACTCAAACCACACCGCAATTCCTCCAGGAGTTCTTCCGTCAGGTGAAGGACAAAATCTAG